One genomic window of Polyangium aurulentum includes the following:
- a CDS encoding ATP-binding protein translates to MSAPQDEASSTGDANDEAPEAPRDFRASLRPPKPLDEDQLDDLAGRIATFPEPVAALAVGIEVARAEGDATGVRKRLFELGIGIVRYAFSVGLAALAQKLGGAAAPRPLAEALSRAARVSDGQWCELSRNVATALRGHDPQLVPALAFTSQKPLTELVAARNDFIHRGGPGDNALERLMAVLDGTEALLSMPLRAVVSLDPPTFETRVGTPLRGGVWRKIKGQLPAGVEPGMVYLVREGDKESWVPLTPFLPLVDKRLLLADAPHAAGKPWRCSDPETGEHREHQQFDQAVRKLVGEDKNAPRELTDRPRIVGRDAAIKALVRAAEEAAQGSVRVALLTGPFGVGRSRIASAVADAAAGFGFGRVIDASCSIERRAPLRALRTAVEGAKGLGRLREAIDRALSSDAAMTRAALDAAIEAIEEVLVEASLEEPTVLQVDDAQWADEHTLALLRLLTDRAIRKARGKLLVVVTVRDEPNPSVALRRFVGRVEQGIGTGAARISIEALAAKDASQLVQNVAPMAPEIERMVVEGAGGVPFFLVQPLLVWNETGALVWRDGAWRPRDASILKSSVPGVRDLLRARLDSYFDPGSDGERAAQHVLACVALYGAGLPVEQLVAAAEAAGTSERATEQALESLVESGLIVVRGERQEHGFGQEIVRQAALEDLQKKPWFRRLHRALLEAVSRGEKADENAPFLAAGYESLGDREEAAHWLAKAVASALSAGAFEQAIDLADRLVKIARTTAERASADLLAVDALFREGRATEARTRLEAIALDAVEDRAVVLEARVLTLAIAAILRHLPADHDPTLVAEADIHGDLALRIETRLAVARLVRGKRGLSLAEEAIALAAGATLDLRYRALAMRLELLIEVDAGDQARLRRASQTAREAARELKSPWAELDADNYLAIARSNAGDFTGAIQLFESIAERAKALKFGTLEREVLVNTATTYLRVGDPARAASTAQRAAEVARGAGDPVLLSGALSVCADALLRLQELARARASIDEAIDITLPGRDYRATLALLRRVEICERAGDEAQAARDATLARVIAEEGGNVDHSTRASLWLALHAVRTSAPDALEQLREALTAASRVDGSLRPPTKRLADEARSLLERS, encoded by the coding sequence GTGTCCGCACCCCAGGACGAAGCGAGCTCGACCGGCGACGCGAACGACGAAGCACCCGAAGCCCCGCGCGATTTCCGCGCGAGCCTGCGGCCTCCCAAGCCTCTCGACGAGGATCAGCTCGACGATCTCGCGGGCCGCATCGCCACGTTCCCCGAGCCTGTCGCGGCGCTCGCCGTGGGCATCGAGGTCGCGCGCGCAGAGGGTGACGCGACGGGCGTGCGCAAGCGGCTCTTCGAGCTCGGCATCGGCATCGTTCGTTACGCCTTCTCCGTGGGGCTCGCCGCGCTCGCGCAGAAGCTCGGGGGCGCCGCTGCGCCGAGGCCGCTCGCCGAGGCGCTCTCGCGTGCGGCGCGCGTGTCCGACGGGCAGTGGTGCGAGCTTTCGCGCAACGTGGCGACGGCCCTGCGCGGGCACGATCCGCAGCTCGTCCCCGCGCTCGCGTTCACCTCGCAGAAGCCGCTGACGGAGCTCGTCGCGGCGCGTAACGACTTCATCCACCGCGGCGGACCGGGCGACAACGCGCTCGAGCGTCTCATGGCCGTGCTCGATGGCACCGAGGCGCTGCTCTCGATGCCCCTGCGCGCCGTCGTCTCGCTCGATCCTCCGACCTTCGAGACGCGCGTCGGCACGCCCCTGCGCGGAGGCGTGTGGCGCAAGATCAAGGGCCAGCTCCCCGCGGGCGTCGAGCCGGGGATGGTCTACCTCGTGCGCGAGGGCGACAAGGAGTCGTGGGTCCCGCTCACGCCGTTCTTGCCGCTCGTCGACAAGCGCCTTCTGCTCGCAGACGCGCCGCACGCCGCGGGCAAACCCTGGCGCTGCTCGGATCCGGAGACGGGCGAGCATCGCGAGCACCAGCAGTTCGATCAGGCCGTGCGCAAGCTCGTGGGCGAGGACAAGAACGCGCCTCGCGAGCTGACGGACAGGCCGCGGATCGTGGGGCGCGACGCGGCCATTAAGGCGCTCGTGCGTGCGGCGGAAGAGGCCGCGCAGGGCAGCGTGCGGGTCGCGCTCCTGACGGGTCCCTTCGGCGTCGGGCGCAGCCGCATCGCGAGCGCCGTCGCAGACGCGGCCGCGGGCTTCGGGTTCGGCCGCGTGATCGACGCGAGCTGCTCCATCGAGCGCAGGGCGCCGTTGCGCGCGCTGCGGACGGCGGTCGAGGGCGCCAAGGGGCTCGGCCGTCTTCGCGAGGCGATCGATCGTGCGCTGTCGAGCGACGCGGCCATGACCCGCGCGGCGCTCGACGCGGCGATCGAGGCGATCGAGGAGGTGCTCGTCGAGGCGAGCCTCGAAGAGCCGACGGTGCTGCAGGTGGACGACGCGCAGTGGGCGGACGAGCACACGCTCGCCTTGTTGCGGCTGCTCACCGATCGCGCGATCCGAAAGGCGCGCGGCAAGCTGCTCGTGGTGGTCACCGTGCGCGACGAGCCGAACCCGAGCGTCGCGCTGCGCAGGTTCGTGGGGCGCGTCGAGCAGGGCATCGGCACGGGCGCGGCGCGGATCTCGATCGAGGCGCTCGCCGCGAAGGATGCGTCGCAGCTCGTGCAGAACGTGGCCCCGATGGCGCCCGAGATCGAGCGCATGGTGGTCGAGGGGGCGGGCGGCGTGCCGTTCTTCCTCGTGCAGCCGCTCCTCGTCTGGAACGAGACCGGCGCGCTCGTGTGGCGCGACGGAGCGTGGCGACCGCGTGACGCGTCGATCCTCAAGTCGAGCGTGCCCGGTGTGCGTGATCTGTTGCGCGCGCGGCTCGACTCGTACTTCGATCCCGGCAGCGACGGCGAGCGCGCGGCGCAGCACGTGCTCGCGTGCGTTGCGCTCTACGGCGCGGGCTTGCCCGTCGAGCAGCTCGTCGCGGCGGCGGAGGCGGCGGGCACGAGCGAGAGGGCGACCGAGCAGGCGCTTGAGTCGCTCGTCGAGTCGGGCCTCATCGTGGTGCGCGGAGAGCGGCAGGAGCACGGCTTCGGGCAGGAGATCGTGCGTCAGGCGGCGCTCGAAGATCTGCAGAAGAAGCCCTGGTTCCGCAGATTGCACCGGGCGCTGCTCGAAGCGGTGAGCCGGGGTGAAAAAGCGGACGAGAACGCGCCATTTCTCGCCGCGGGCTACGAGTCGCTCGGCGATCGCGAGGAGGCCGCGCACTGGCTCGCCAAGGCGGTCGCGAGCGCGCTCTCGGCCGGCGCGTTCGAGCAGGCGATCGATCTCGCCGATCGGCTGGTGAAGATCGCGAGAACCACCGCGGAGCGGGCGAGCGCGGACCTCCTGGCGGTGGACGCGCTCTTCCGGGAAGGGCGCGCGACGGAGGCGAGGACGCGGCTCGAGGCGATCGCGCTGGACGCCGTCGAGGATCGCGCGGTCGTGCTCGAGGCGCGCGTGCTGACGCTGGCGATCGCCGCGATCCTGCGGCACCTGCCCGCCGATCACGATCCCACGCTCGTCGCGGAGGCGGATATTCACGGCGATCTCGCGCTGCGTATCGAGACGAGGCTCGCCGTCGCGCGGCTCGTGCGTGGCAAGCGGGGGCTTTCGCTCGCGGAGGAGGCGATCGCGCTCGCGGCGGGGGCGACGCTCGATCTGCGCTACAGGGCGCTCGCGATGCGGCTCGAGCTGCTCATCGAGGTCGACGCCGGCGACCAAGCGCGCTTGCGGCGCGCCTCGCAGACTGCGCGTGAGGCCGCGCGCGAGCTCAAGTCCCCCTGGGCCGAGCTCGATGCGGACAACTACCTCGCCATCGCCCGCTCGAATGCCGGGGATTTCACGGGAGCCATCCAGCTGTTCGAGAGCATCGCCGAGCGCGCCAAGGCGCTGAAATTCGGAACGCTCGAACGCGAGGTCCTCGTGAACACCGCGACCACGTACCTGCGCGTCGGCGATCCGGCGCGAGCCGCGTCGACCGCGCAGCGCGCTGCGGAGGTGGCGCGTGGAGCGGGCGACCCCGTCCTGCTCTCCGGTGCGCTCTCCGTTTGCGCGGACGCGCTGCTCAGGTTGCAGGAGCTCGCGCGCGCGCGTGCATCGATCGACGAGGCCATCGATATCACGCTGCCCGGCCGTGACTACAGGGCCACGCTGGCGCTACTCCGGCGGGTCGAGATCTGCGAGCGGGCGGGTGATGAGGCGCAGGCAGCGCGGGACGCAACGCTCGCGCGCGTCATCGCCGAGGAAGGCGGCAACGTGGATCATTCCACGCGCGCCTCGCTCTGGTTGGCGCTCCACGCCGTGCGAACCTCCGCGCCCGATGCGCTCGAGCAGCTCCGTGAAGCGCTCACGGCGGCAAGCCGCGTCGACGGCTCGCTCCGACCACCGACCAAACGCCTCGCCGACGAGGCGCGAAGTTTGCTCGAGCGCTCCTAG
- a CDS encoding Mpo1-like protein encodes MLRLNAEWTRLLHKYQEDHQDPRNQKLHQIGIPLIAGSIPVGATLVGLPLAAAMFTVGWGFQFAGHAFEGKKPSFVDDKRSLVIGLLWCLEKYGIRVYEEAPVAVADAE; translated from the coding sequence ATGCTCCGTCTCAACGCCGAGTGGACCCGCCTGCTCCATAAATATCAGGAAGATCATCAGGATCCGCGCAACCAGAAGCTCCACCAGATCGGGATTCCGCTGATCGCGGGCAGCATCCCCGTCGGCGCCACGCTGGTCGGCCTGCCGCTCGCCGCGGCCATGTTCACGGTCGGCTGGGGGTTTCAGTTCGCCGGGCACGCCTTCGAGGGGAAGAAGCCCTCCTTCGTGGACGACAAACGCAGCCTCGTGATCGGCCTGCTCTGGTGCCTCGAGAAATACGGAATCCGCGTCTACGAAGAGGCCCCGGTCGCCGTCGCCGACGCCGAGTGA
- a CDS encoding UDP-N-acetylmuramate dehydrogenase, whose amino-acid sequence MRRSTFPPPPPRAPEGVQENVLLAPRTTLCVGGPAAHFLEARDETKVLEALAWARKQGIDVAFLGGGSNVLVADRGFDGLVLRVAIGGINHAMEGDRVTLSAGAGVSWDALVAMAVEHGWAGLECLSGIPGDVGAAPIQNIGAYGQEAGDTITFVYCIDRRSGATVGIDRAGCRFGYRDSIFKRRGRGRFVVVGVTFSLQRNGPATVRYPELERFLRSEGAGASPSLAEVRQAVLELRRRKSMLLESGDENARSAGSFFVNPTLDEEEWARARARIEAAGVLGGGESIPQFPASGGRVKVPAAWLIERAGFHKGSGEGTVGLSTKHALAIVNRGGATAEDILRFARRLRDGVLARFGVRLVPEPVFLGFQPHEIEDLVGH is encoded by the coding sequence GTGCGCCGTTCCACCTTCCCACCTCCACCTCCGCGCGCGCCGGAAGGCGTGCAGGAGAACGTGCTGCTCGCGCCGCGCACCACCCTCTGCGTGGGCGGCCCGGCCGCGCATTTCCTCGAGGCGCGCGACGAGACGAAGGTCCTCGAGGCGCTCGCCTGGGCGCGCAAGCAAGGCATCGACGTCGCGTTCCTCGGCGGCGGCTCGAACGTGCTCGTCGCCGATCGAGGCTTCGACGGCCTCGTGCTGCGCGTCGCGATCGGCGGCATCAATCACGCGATGGAGGGCGATCGCGTCACGCTGAGCGCGGGCGCGGGCGTGTCGTGGGACGCGCTCGTCGCGATGGCCGTCGAGCATGGCTGGGCCGGGCTCGAGTGCCTCTCGGGCATCCCCGGCGACGTCGGCGCGGCGCCGATCCAGAACATCGGCGCTTACGGGCAGGAGGCGGGCGACACGATCACGTTCGTCTACTGCATCGATCGGCGCAGCGGCGCCACCGTGGGCATCGACCGCGCGGGCTGCCGCTTCGGCTACCGCGACAGCATCTTCAAGCGCAGGGGGCGCGGCAGGTTCGTCGTCGTCGGCGTGACCTTCTCGCTCCAGCGCAACGGCCCCGCCACGGTCCGCTATCCCGAGCTCGAGCGCTTCTTGCGAAGCGAAGGTGCGGGCGCATCGCCGTCGCTCGCCGAGGTGCGGCAAGCGGTGCTGGAGCTGCGCCGCCGCAAGTCGATGCTGCTCGAGAGCGGCGACGAGAACGCGAGGAGCGCAGGCTCGTTCTTCGTGAACCCCACGCTCGACGAGGAGGAGTGGGCGCGCGCGCGGGCTCGCATCGAGGCGGCGGGCGTGCTCGGTGGGGGCGAGTCGATCCCGCAGTTCCCCGCGTCCGGCGGCCGCGTGAAGGTCCCGGCCGCGTGGCTCATCGAGCGCGCAGGCTTCCACAAAGGCAGCGGAGAGGGGACCGTGGGACTGTCGACCAAGCACGCGCTCGCGATCGTCAACCGCGGGGGCGCGACCGCCGAGGACATCCTGCGCTTCGCCCGCCGCCTGCGTGACGGCGTGCTCGCGCGCTTCGGCGTGCGCCTCGTGCCCGAGCCGGTCTTTCTGGGCTTCCAGCCGCACGAGATCGAAGACCTCGTCGGGCACTGA